One genomic window of Arthrobacter sp. KBS0703 includes the following:
- a CDS encoding nitronate monooxygenase — protein sequence MSHALFGTRIIAAPMAGGTSTPGFVAAVGRAGGLGFLAAGYKTVPAMSEEIRAAREAGIRFGVNVFVPDPAQLHPSPEDVGRLEQYRLSLRGDADRYGVSLPPLRLDDDDHWQGKIDELLLDPVELVSFAFGLPESSVVAALRRAGSAVLATVTSRAEAELAADRGVDALVVQHSSAGAHSGAFLGDRRPAGTPSSTAELVREVRAAVGLPLIAAGAMSDAAAVTSVLAAGAEAAQVGTALLRSDESGARQLHKDALGAARFTETRLTRAFTGRYARALVNEFVRDHGDAPVGYPAIHHLTAPVRAAAAAAGDAERLNLWAGTGWRTAKTGPVADAISSLLEG from the coding sequence ATGTCCCACGCCCTGTTTGGCACCCGGATCATCGCGGCGCCCATGGCCGGCGGGACGTCCACCCCCGGCTTCGTCGCAGCAGTTGGCCGTGCCGGAGGCCTCGGCTTCCTTGCGGCCGGATACAAAACCGTCCCTGCCATGAGCGAGGAGATACGGGCCGCGCGCGAGGCGGGAATCAGGTTCGGCGTGAACGTCTTCGTGCCTGATCCCGCCCAGCTGCACCCCTCCCCTGAGGATGTGGGCCGGCTGGAGCAGTACCGGCTCAGCCTCCGCGGTGATGCCGACCGCTACGGCGTCAGCCTCCCTCCGCTGAGGCTCGACGACGACGATCACTGGCAGGGCAAGATCGACGAACTGCTGCTGGACCCTGTTGAGCTGGTCAGCTTCGCGTTCGGGCTGCCGGAATCATCGGTTGTGGCCGCCCTTCGGCGGGCGGGCTCGGCGGTTTTGGCCACCGTAACCAGCAGGGCGGAGGCGGAGCTGGCCGCGGACCGCGGCGTCGATGCACTCGTGGTGCAGCACAGCAGTGCCGGGGCGCACAGCGGCGCGTTCCTGGGGGACCGCCGGCCGGCCGGGACACCATCCTCGACGGCGGAACTGGTCCGGGAGGTGCGTGCCGCCGTCGGCCTCCCGCTGATAGCTGCCGGTGCCATGTCTGACGCGGCGGCCGTGACGTCGGTGCTCGCCGCCGGCGCGGAAGCGGCCCAGGTGGGGACTGCCTTGCTGCGGAGCGACGAGAGCGGCGCCCGGCAGCTCCACAAGGACGCCCTGGGAGCCGCACGGTTTACGGAAACGAGGCTGACCCGGGCTTTCACGGGACGTTACGCGCGGGCCCTGGTCAACGAGTTCGTCCGCGACCACGGGGACGCCCCGGTGGGTTACCCGGCCATCCACCACCTGACGGCCCCCGTCCGTGCGGCTGCGGCGGCCGCCGGGGATGCTGAACGCCTGAATCTCTGGGCTGGTACCGGATGGCGCACGGCGAAGACCGGCCCCGTGGCGGATGCCATCAGCAGCCTCCTGGAAGGCTAG